The sequence GATGTTGCCTTTTCCCGTCTAATGTGCTGTTCTCTCGTCTGCAAGGTAAGAACAAAACCATGCCTTCCCTCTTTATCCGTTGTTGCGCCAACTACCCTTCCCGGCATCTGCCTTACATACTCTCTACGGCATGCGAAGAAGCCAAGATAAGGACCTCCAAAGGAAAGAGGTATCCCCATTGGCTGTCCCTCGCCTGTGATTATATCTGCGCCAAAAGCCGCCGGGCTTTCCAATATTCCAAGCGCTATAGGGTCAACCGAAAATATTTTCAGAGCACCCTTTGATGATGCAATTTCACAGTATTCATCGATATCTTGAATTGAACCAAAAAAGTCAGGATACTGAAACACGCAGGCATTTACATTTTCATCTATTAGCTCTTTAAAAACATCGATATCCAAGATTCCATTCTTCTGCGGTATGGTCAATACTTCTATCTCCAACCCCTGCAAATAAGTCTTCACCACTTTTACATAAGAGGGATTTACTGTACCTGCGATGAGAATTTTATTTCTCTTTTTTATCCGTGAAGCCATCAATGCAGCTTCAGCCAATGCTGATGCGCCATCATACATCGATGCATTCGACACATCGAGCCCTGTCAACTCGCATATCAGACTCTGATATTCATAGATTGTCTGAAGAGTGCCTTGACTAATCTCAGGTTGGTAAGGCGTGTAAGCCGTAAGAAACTCCGACCGAGATATAATCGTTTCAATATGTGCAGGCACATAATGGTCATAAGCACCTGCCCCAGCAAAGCTCAAGATCTTCTTTTCAGGCGCATTTTGAGCTGAAAGGCTTTCTAACTTTCGTTCAATTTCGATCTCACTGAGAGGTCCCGGAATATCGATCCTTTTGTCTGAAATAAGCTCCTTTGGAATATCCTCGAGGAGCTCATCAAAACTGGAAACTCCCAATTTCTTGTATATCTTCTCCTTGTCACGGGAAGTATTAGGAATATATTTCACTCTTTCTTTTCCTCTTCTACATAGGAAATATAAGCTGAAGCATCCAAAAGTGAATCGAGCTGTGATTTATCGTCGATCTCGACTGAAAGCAACCAACCCTCACCATAAGGATCGCTGTTTACCAATTCCGGTTCATCAGCTATCCTTCCATTGACTGCTGAAACTTTTCCAGTCACAGGTGAATAAAGATCTGATACGGCTTTTACTGACTCGATGGATCCAAAAACTTCACCCTGCGTAACTTCAGCGCCTTCTTCAGGAAGTTCAACAAAAACGATATCTCCAAGTTCCTGTTGCGCATAGTCGGTAATTCCTACTTTTACTTCGTTCTCTGACTCAACTCTTGCCCACTCATGTTCTTTTGTATATTTTAAATCTTCAGGACAATTCATTTAATCTCCTCCTATTTATTTTATATTTCCATACTATTTTTTATAAAAAGGCGTTTTCACAACTTCCGCTTTCAAATTCTTACCCCTTATGGAAACAAAAAAAGATGTTCCAATAGAAGAATATTCTGTTTTTACTAAAGCCATACCTATTGAATCACCTGTTGAGAATGATTTATTCCCGCTCGTAACCTTTCCAATAATATTTCCATCTGCAATTATCTCATAGCCCTGCCGTGGTATGCCTGCGTCAATCATCTTAAAACCAACAAGTCTTCTCGGTATTCCTTCCTCTTTCTGCTTTAAAAGGGCGTCTCTACCAACGAAAAAACCCTTGTCAAAATCCACATACCTCTCAAGGCATGCTTCTAAGGGTGTTATTGAGTCGTCAATATCGTTTCCATAGAGAGTATATTTCATTTCGAGGCGCAATGTGTCTCTTGCACCCAATCCTGCAGGCTTCAGTCCATATTCTTTTCCTGCTTCCATCAGCAAATTCCATATTGTTTCAGCACGATTTCTCTGGAAAAAAAATTCAAATCCCTTTTCCCCTGTATATCCAGTACGAGATATTATTACATTATCATTTCCTATTTTTCCCTCAGTAAAATGAAAAAAACGAAGTGATTTCAAATCAGCATCTTCTGCTACCTTCGCAAGTATTTCATCAGCCATAGGTCCCTGTAATGCTATGATACCCTTCTCAGTGCTTTCATTTTTTGTTTCTGCAATATCACCGCTATTTTTCTTTATCCATTCATAATCCTTCTCCACATTCGATGCATTGACACAGAAAAAATAGCTTTCTTCACCAATCTTGAA comes from Candidatus Schekmanbacteria bacterium and encodes:
- a CDS encoding aminomethyl-transferring glycine dehydrogenase subunit GcvPA, producing the protein MKYIPNTSRDKEKIYKKLGVSSFDELLEDIPKELISDKRIDIPGPLSEIEIERKLESLSAQNAPEKKILSFAGAGAYDHYVPAHIETIISRSEFLTAYTPYQPEISQGTLQTIYEYQSLICELTGLDVSNASMYDGASALAEAALMASRIKKRNKILIAGTVNPSYVKVVKTYLQGLEIEVLTIPQKNGILDIDVFKELIDENVNACVFQYPDFFGSIQDIDEYCEIASSKGALKIFSVDPIALGILESPAAFGADIITGEGQPMGIPLSFGGPYLGFFACRREYVRQMPGRVVGATTDKEGRHGFVLTLQTREQHIRREKATSNICSNQALTALAACVYLVSLGKEGIREVALQCLSKSHYAAKSLCSINSEIELINDKPFFKEFALSLPVSARDVIERMSISGIIPGVALSSFFDKSYENMLLVAVTEKRSREEISSLVSGLDKTIKQLY
- the gcvH gene encoding glycine cleavage system protein GcvH, producing MNCPEDLKYTKEHEWARVESENEVKVGITDYAQQELGDIVFVELPEEGAEVTQGEVFGSIESVKAVSDLYSPVTGKVSAVNGRIADEPELVNSDPYGEGWLLSVEIDDKSQLDSLLDASAYISYVEEEKKE
- the gcvT gene encoding glycine cleavage system aminomethyltransferase GcvT → MSGSAESPKRTPLYPVHLKYNAKIIDFHGWEMPVYYTGIRDEHLTVRSKAGIFDVSHMGYVSVSGKNALDAVQKVFTADATKMKNGVVSYGLLCNEKGGIVDDVTLFKIGEESYFFCVNASNVEKDYEWIKKNSGDIAETKNESTEKGIIALQGPMADEILAKVAEDADLKSLRFFHFTEGKIGNDNVIISRTGYTGEKGFEFFFQRNRAETIWNLLMEAGKEYGLKPAGLGARDTLRLEMKYTLYGNDIDDSITPLEACLERYVDFDKGFFVGRDALLKQKEEGIPRRLVGFKMIDAGIPRQGYEIIADGNIIGKVTSGNKSFSTGDSIGMALVKTEYSSIGTSFFVSIRGKNLKAEVVKTPFYKK